A region of Numenius arquata chromosome 25, bNumArq3.hap1.1, whole genome shotgun sequence DNA encodes the following proteins:
- the KLHL26 gene encoding kelch-like protein 26: MAESGGAEFAAERPSSMADKNSTLKCTFSAPGHSTTLLQGLASLRAQAQLLDVILTINNEVFQVHKVVLAACSDYFRAMFTGGMREASQDVIELKGVSAKGLKHIIDFAYSAEVTLDLDCIQDVLGAAVFLQMVPVVELCEEFLKSAMSVETCLNIGQMATTFSLASLKESVDAFTFRHFLQISEEEDFLHLPLERLVFFLQSNKLKSCSEIDLFRAAVRWLQYDPTRRANASQVLCHIRFPLMKSSELVDSVQTLDIMVEDVLCRQYLLEAFNYQILPFRQHEMQSPRTTIRSDVLSLITFGGTPYTDNDRTVSCKVYYLPDASGRQFKELTEMEVGSSHSCVAVLDNFVYIVGGQHLQYRSGEGAVDICYRYDPHLNQWLRIQAMQESRIQFQLNVLHGMVYATGGRNRSGSLASVEKYCPKNNEWTYVCSLKRRTWGHAGATVGDKLYISGGYGISVEDKKALHCYDPAVDQWEFKTPMNEPRVLHAMVSANNRIYALGGRMDHVDRCFDVLAVEYYVPETDQWTTVSPMRAGQSEAGCCLLEKKIYIVGGYNWHLNNVTSIVQVYNTETDEWERDLHFPESFAGIACAPVILPQVMTQR, encoded by the exons CATGGCTGACAAGAACAGCACCCTGAAATGCACGTTCTCTGCTCCTGGCCACAGCACCACTCTACTGCAGGGACTGGCCTCGCTCCGAGCTCAGGCTCAGCTGCTTGATGTCATCCTCACTATAAATAATGAAGTGTTTCAGGTTCATAAAGTTGTCTTGGCTGCCTGCAGTGACTATTTCAG GGCCATGTTCACGGGTGGGATGAGAGAAGCCAGCCAAGATGTGATCGAACTGAAAGGTGTGTCTGCAAAAGGACTGAAACACATAATAGACTTTGCCTACAGCGCTGAAGTGACTCTTGATCTTGACTGCATTCAGGAtgtgctgggagctgctgtctTCCTCCAGATGGTGCCTGTTGTGGAGCTCTGCGAAGAATTTCTGAAGTCTGCCATGAGCGTAGAAACGTGTCTCAATATCGGGCAGATGGCCACCACCTTTAGCCTCGCATCCTTGAAGGAATCGGTAGATGCATTCACTTTTAGGCATTTCCTCCAGATCTCCGAGGAAGAGGATTTCCTCCACCTGCCTCTGGAGCGccttgttttcttcttgcagagcAATAAGCTGAAAAGCTGCAGTGAAATAGATCTCTTCCGTGCTGCCGTCCGCTGGCTGCAGTATGACCCGACGCGCCGTGCCAATGCCAGCCAGGTGCTCTGCCACATCCGTTTCCCACTCATGAAGTCCTCGGAGCTGGTGGACAGTGTCCAGACCTTGGACATCATGGTGGAAGACGTCTTGTGCCGCCAGTATTTGCTGGAAGCCTTCAACTACCAGATCCTGCCCTTCCGTCAACACGAGATGCAGTCCCCTCGGACCACCATCCGCTCGGATGTCCTGTCCCTCATCACCTTCGGTGGCACTCCCTACACCGACAACGACCGCACGGTGAGCTGTAAAGTCTACTACCTGCCGGATGCCAGCGGGCGCCAGTTCAAGGAGCTGACGGAGATGGAGGTGGGCAGCAGCCACTCCTGCGTGGCCGTGCTCGACAACTTTGTCTACATCGTAGGAGGGCAGCACCTGCAGTACCGCAGCGGCGAGGGAGCCGTGGATATCTGCTACCGTTACGATCCCCATCTGAACCAGTGGCTGCGCATCCAGGCCATGCAGGAGAGCAGGATCCAGTTCCAACTCAACGTTCTCCACGGCATGGTGTACGCCACCGGTGGGAGGAACCGCTCGGGGAGCTTGGCCTCCGTAGAGAAGTATTGCCCCAAAAATAACGAGTGGACTTACGTGTGCTCCCTGAAACGCAGGACGTGGGGACACGCTGGAGCCACGGTAGGAGACAAATTGTACATATCAGGTGGGTACGGCATTTCGGTGGAAGACAAAAAAGCCCTGCACTGTTACGACCCCGCCGTGGATCAGTGGGAGTTTAAAACCCCAATGAATGAGCCCAGAGTTCTGCACGCCATGGTCAGTGCAAATAATAGGATTTACGCCCTGGGCGGCCGCATGGACCACGTTGACCGTTGTTTTGATGTTTTGGCTGTGGAATATTACGTGCCTGAAACGGACCAGTGGACAACGGTGAGCCCGATGCGCGCAGGTCAGTCGGAAGCTGGCTGTTGTTtgctagaaaaaaagatttatatcGTAGGAGGGTACAATTGGCATCTGAACAATGTCACCAGCATCGTGCAGGTGTATAACACAGAAACCGATGAATGGGAAAGGGACCTTCATTTCCCGGAGTCTTTTGCCGGGATAGCGTGCGCTCCTGTTATACTCCCGCAGGTAATGACCCAGAGATAA